The window AACAAAATGAGGTGTAATAGAAGAATGTGAGAGTTACCGGAATAAATTATGCTCCAGATGACCGGAACAAATATTAACAAGAAGAATGTGAGAGAGTTACCGGgaagaaataaaatacaaaaaactggATGCAGACTTGTGCGGTAATGCAATTGACATTAATACATGGTTTTAAGTGCATCACTGAAACATGTAGCGCAACATACTAAGTTAATACACACTGGAAGTTTTCTTTATCATATTCTATTCATTCTATTCAAAGGTTCCATGTACGTCATGCTACATCTCTGCGGCAAAAGATTTACCGCATCCACATGTCTGTGTAGCATTGGGGTTCTTGAAAGAAAAGCCTCCACCGATAAGAGCATCACTGTAGTCTAATTGCATGCCATACAAGAACAGGAGGCTCTTTGGATCACAAACTGCAAAACAAGGGGAAACCGGAGTTGAAGCATCCTTGGCAAGCACAATGCATAAGTTATTgagaaaaatccaaacaaacccAGTGCAATGTAATATGGCATGGCATAATGTATCAAATAGTCGAAATACAATCAATCACCCAGACAACGGAATGGTCAAGGGAGAATGTAAAACATATATACTTAACATCTTCTGCGCACAATCTTTTTGTTGCATAAGACCACATTAAGTGAGTAGATCTATTAGGCAAAGTGGAAAATGGTGCCCAAATCTTGAGAAAATGGGGGCAAAGAGAAATTTGGACTAGTTGAGAAGTAGTTGTGGAGATTTTCTTTGGAAAGGGAATACCTGTGAAATAATATCATCATAAGCAGATATTGCCTCGCCGACAAATAGAGGTTGATGCAGGAGCCAAGGTCAGATATTGATAATTACAGTCTTTGTAGTTCCTTACGTAATAAATGCAGTTTACACATACACTTTGTACGCTTATTGTCTTTTTAGTCACTCTATGTTACACAACTAATGTACTGGGTGTCATAAATTAGTATTTAGAATTCCCATGTATATTAATGTGGATCTTTCGTGATTCATGTAACAGTTTACCTATTGAAAGGATACTGTGTAAGCTTTTAAAATCATTGTTAGTGAAAAGAAGTTCTGAATTTTCTACTTGTGTGTGAGGCACAGCAACGTCGGGGTGATCCCAAGGCACCTTCCATGTGATGACAAACGCCGGTGTGGTGCCAGAATTTTTCTAGCTTGTCtgttggagtaattccaataCACCTTTGACTGATGCCAAAGGCTAAAGTGAGTCTAGATGTCTACCATGTTCCTAACTATTCCTATTGTCCTGCATCGATTGCAAACCATTGTTAAGATGCCAAAGGCCCGAGTGAGTCCGGATATCTAAAATATTCCTATCTATTCCTATTGTCCTGCATCAAGGGTTCAACTAAAATCCCTTAGAACTTCATGGGATTCATCTTTTCCAACTTGTTGTGGGCAATGGGAACATAATTAGGTTTTGACAACATAAACTGATGGGGGAATTCATTCGTGATTATTATTCGTGTCCTGTGATCAGACATAAAAAGTAGATTTCAGATCTTCCATGAAAAACTGCATTGGGATTCGAATATTCAACTTAGCAATGCTGGTTTTTAAATACGACAGACTGTCAAATGTTGACATGAATACAGCAAGTCCTAAAGATGACTTTGtatgaaagaaagaaagtgtCTAGACAGTTTAAGATATTCATGAGAATGCTTCAACATGCACCCTCAGGTAAATGGACAATCAATCAGTCATCTACAAGGCTACTAAAATTGAGAGTGGAACTCGTGCAGTCATAACACTAAAATACAACAAGTAACACACAGATCGATTATCTGTCACAAATAAGCACCTGCCTCACATGACAAAGAGAATGAAAATATAAAGACTTACCCATAATCAAGCCATTATATTCAATGATAGAATCATCTGGCCTTGCATTTGCTTTACTCTCGAAGTCCATGGTATAAGACATGCCGGAGCATCCACCCTGTTTAACACCAATTCTCAAGCATAAGTCTTCGCCGCGTTCAGATCTCATCTTATTGAAGTGCTTCAATGCGCTGTCTGTAAGTGAAATTGCAGGTGCGAGCCCCTCGGTTTTTGGCACAGCTGAAACACAAACAAATCTCAGTACCATTGGATTATGAACCAAACGTAAAAATCACTGGAgaagaaaatgtcaaattatCAGAGAGAAGGGCCAAAGGCCCATTTTCAACAACAttgatattgtccccaacttggtaattaccaaaTGCCCAGTCCACCAAGCGTcaggttttatcacaaatggcctcagtattagttggagtgggattgagaaatttaaactttttttttctcagaaATACGGTCGATGTGAGATATTTCAACAGAAACTTAACCTGTTTTATCACAGGACTCAACACAACAATCTCAAACTACAGTCAAATCATTTCAACCAGAAGTTGGCTCAAGTTCAGCTAGTAAAAACTCTAGTTCACTAGGTATATAAGAGCATACCATgtacaaaacccaaaattcaaacAGCATCATTTGTACAACATGATTGATGAAATTGaaaaggaagacaacaccaTTTCTAACCTATTCAGATCAATTTCAAGTCAAATcgaatcaaattcaaaacagaagaaaattaataaaaatataaaattgtaaccacaaactttaaaagaaaacaaagacaaaTTTTAATACAAAATACCCGAAATTGAAGTTGATCGAATTGAAACGGGTTTTCTACGGCTGAGGCTAATCGACGAAAGCCGAAAAGATACTGAGGTAGGAGGTAAGGAGGTTGAAGGGGCGTTCGCCGGCAGACGAACAAGAGATGGGCAGTGCGTGGTAATTGCAGACAGCGCCATCGTAGAAGAAGAAGTGAAACTGATTTTCTCGGGTTTCCTTTTCttcgttttctttattttatagaATCAGAAAATATGTTGTTATATACGTGTGACTCAGGTTGGGAGATTTTGAACAGAAAGATCCTAGCCGTCGAATTATCTGATGGTTTTCGTTGAGTGAGTGATGCATTCAGTGTTGCGCAGATAGATTATAGATACGGCTCTTATTAAATTTGCTaaacccttttcattttttcaatcaaaaatcaagaaaaatacgTTTATGTTGTAATCATATTTATAATAAGAATGTAATTATTTAAATCTTAGAGTATCCAGTGATATCTTAGAATATTCCCTAagttagatattatcctattagagttgtaattctaTTAGGGTAAGATTTAatctatcctactactataaataaaggcacaatgagatAATAAAACACATCTCATAATTAAATCTCTATCTTCTCTCTCTTATCACTGGCCTCCCCCTCTTTATTCCCTTAGAATAGTTTagtaaattaggcctacaaGATTTTATTAGCATGCTCTTGCCAGAAGTTAAGCAACTAAAGAATTGTGGAGGAGGctttcttctacaaaattcaagGGCCTTTATTTGTTTTCTACCAATCACGTACgattaaaataaagtaagatatttgaaacgtccacgaagcatgaaaacatttcccatgatgcatgaaccccctatatttgtattttccttcagaaagatatatatatatatatatatatatatatatatatatatatatatatagcttcaGTATTAATGAAAACTGAAAGATGAACAAGATGAACAAATGTGCTTATTATAAGGATGATAACTCAATTACCActcacttggctctgataccaaatggcgGAAGATCTAATGGTAATAACGATGAGGACGACTGAACCAAGGGCAATAACCAGGATTAAATATGCCATGAAATCAACTGTTATAAACAAATAGAAAGAATTGAACAAATGATTGGTATGTGTTTACCTTGAATTTGGGATATTCAATGAATTGACTGTGAGTAAGGATTTTATGTCATTCAGAATCAGTTGTTATGAAAATATTCTtcataatgaaaataatgaattcaaaataatgatgcaaatataatttgaaaataagttttattgcaaAACTTACACTGAAACTTACAATTGATTTACTTAAGATTGAGTTAGCAAATAAGAAAATGACTGATGAAAAAGATATTGGTGTATGCAGGCATCCTTgacatttgaaaaattaaaagtgtTTACAATTTTTGATTTCCTTGGGTACAGTGTGAACTCAAAGAAAGCTTTTACCATTGACATTTGAAACTTTCTCCTCTGTAGTCCACCTCTTATAGACTTGGAAAAGGAGTTGGATGATGACTTGCTTTTACTATTGATGAATAGTGAAATTTGTTGGAATAATTGCTACTTTCAATGTAGAACATCGATGATTGAATGACTCCAAGCTTTGTCAGAATCATTGGTGGGAACATGCTGGTTGACTGAATAATTCCATGTTGTGTCGGAATTATTGGTGCGAATAATGCCTGAACGCTTCACATGGTGATTTTGGAAAGATGACTGAAGTTTTCTCGTGACTTTATGCAAATGTGTCATGGGAATCTTGGTAGTCGACCCACTTGGCTAACTGTGTTGTAGAATTCCATAACTTATTGACTCATTTGGATTTTTGTTTTGCAGAATTTCATAACTTCTTAACTCATTTGGATTGGTATGGCTTTTATTGGtattttcttttcatgaaaTTCCTTATTGTAAGGAAGTTTAACAATGcgttgttttctgtgccaaaagGCGTTGGGAATATCCAAACAAATTTCATTGACAACTTTCTTTTCAAAGTTGTCAATGCTTTGTAAcaaagatttgtttgttaattgttcttcaattcttttgtaattaattttttatttttaaaattaatttgttgtgattttttggTAACTAGATTGATGGTTTTTGAGATGCTATACTAGATTGATGGTTTTTGAGATGCTATCtttgtcttaattttttgaGATCTATTTTCGTGCAAAActcaaatgtgatttttcgtctTAACATTCATGTGGTTATACGGTTATGGTGTACCTTAAAAGGATATAGGAGAGCTATGAAGGGGAAACCTAAAATGACTGGgtctaaaatatttttttatcaaaacaaatggagttttaaaacaaacattgtttTGACAGACAGGGGCTTTTgggatttcatattttaattgcaTTGGTGACTGATTTGCAGCACTAAGAATTTCTGTTGATTTATGAAAATACTTAGTGGGAATTAAACCTTCTTGAATACAATTTAAGTCTGCACTTGAGTCAATTAAGGCAATTATTTCTAACTGGAAgtcttcaattattatttttattttagaataccatttttgaatcctaattttttgtagtaatcctaaaactaggttttttgttggattttctATGGACTTGGATTCTGATTCTTGGTCTGAGGAAGAACTATTGTGTTCTTCATCATTATTGCTAAGGAGTGCTTGTGTTTGGATACTACTGAGATGTGAGTGAATTTCTATGTTTTCTGATTTTAAGGACTTAATTTCTTCTTTACTTTTGTTGACTTTTCTTTGTAGATCTTTGACCGTAATTTCTTTCTTAGCCTTGTT of the Pyrus communis chromosome 1, drPyrComm1.1, whole genome shotgun sequence genome contains:
- the LOC137739637 gene encoding iron-sulfur assembly protein IscA, chloroplastic, giving the protein MALSAITTHCPSLVRLPANAPSTSLPPTSVSFRLSSISLSRRKPVSIRSTSISAVPKTEGLAPAISLTDSALKHFNKMRSERGEDLCLRIGVKQGGCSGMSYTMDFESKANARPDDSIIEYNGLIMVCDPKSLLFLYGMQLDYSDALIGGGFSFKNPNATQTCGCGKSFAAEM